In Thunnus thynnus chromosome 4, fThuThy2.1, whole genome shotgun sequence, the DNA window CCAGTAGCAGTAGGGAAGGAAATAGAAAAGAGGAGACAATCATGAGAATAGGACACAGTAATCTGAACAGTAAAGTTCACATTACAGGGAATCATCCAACCGGTTTTTGTAATCATTGCCAGGTATCAGAAACTGTAGAACGTGTTGTTGTTAATTACAGGAAATGTGTAGCAGAGAGAAAGGACATGGTggaagaaatgaaaagattaGGGCTAAGGACTAACTGACTCCAGAGGATGGCAGTAGTGCAACATTTAGGATGCAAACTGCCGTTAAAACccaaggaagaagaagaagaagatcgCCTCCTCCTTGACACGTCATCGCGTGACGCTACTACGTCATCATCCAGTCTGAGTAGGGAGGTTAGCTAAAGCTGATGAATCCTATTGGTCGCTTCAGCCAACGTAAACATGTAGCCGTTTCATCAGTCTCACCGTATTACTATCAAGCGGGGTTTATTAAGTGTTAACCAGTTTGTCAGTTGTCCGCCAAATGATGGCTGagttgatgaaaatatcaattTCGGAACCAGGGCAGAGCAGTGTTAGCTTGATAACTAGCTAACACTGAGTAGCTAACTATCGGGCCGTGTTTGTATCTGGCCTTGCTAATTAAACAGCTAGCCTGTAGTTGGGAGTCACGAAGGGCTACATCGACGTTAGCCAAACAAAGAAGGATGGCAAGTAAGGTTATTTAGCAAGGACACGTTAAGAagaggagtaaaaaaaatgaagaaatctAGAAGTTCTGGTGCCTCGTCACCAGTGAATGGAAAACAGTGTAATGGTAAGTGTGACTAAGTTAGCTGTCTTCATTCTGAGTTGCCATATGTTTGGGACATTTCAGCAGAAAGGACAGTCTTcagttggtttgtttttaatgcGAAAAAATTATGACCTCTTGTGTCTGTTGCTGGAGCTGTCTTCCACAACATCCGTAAGTGTGTGATCTGGATGCAAAATGAGCTGTTGCAAGATGAAAGTCAACACAGGCTAACAAGATTGTTGACtagatttttattgtgttttctgtgtgtcagACTGGGACACCAAacgaaaaagaaaaactgcGGAAATCACACAGGCCCTGAGTGCGAGTCCAGTGGATGTAGCAGCTCTGAGGAGGATGGCCATCAGTGAAGGGGGTCTACTGACTGATGAGATACGCTGTCAAGTGTGGCCTCAGCTTCTCAACGTTGCCCCAAACTTCTTGGATCAGGAACCAGGTATCATGTTAGCAACATATGCACCAACAGAGCAATAAAGGCTAAATATCTTCATGCCAATGACCATGCCTCCCCTTTCCCACTATGCAAGATAAATATTAACTCACAAAGTCTTAGCAGGTGCACACTTTACCACATATTTGACTCATTgtaaggatgatgatgatggcatgTGTTGTCCAGAAACAGTAGAGCGGGAGAATAACAAGGACTACAACCAGGTGTTGCTGGATGTCCAGCGTTCCCTACGAAGGTTCCCGCCTGGTGAGTACTTATAAACCACTCAGTTTGACTCATATATATACCCTGCTGTCAGCTGTGTTGTTGCATGAAACACTGCTGTGTGTACATCCCACAGAAACACTTGATAAACCCAcagatgaacacacatacactgtggAGCaccagtgtatgtgtgttctacACACTACACACCAAATCTAGTGATTTTAACTTAAAAATCGATGTGTTAAATGTAGCATATTGTCACTTAGAATTTGTAAATCAAGGGATTTTCTATACTATTATTGAATCAGAGGGAAAACAACACTTTTGCTCAGCAGTGAATTaggtgtcattttaaatttgttCCCAATTAGTGTTGGTACACTGAGTTCAACACAAATGccaaatgcaacattttttgaCATGAGCGAAATGAGACACTtaagatttaaataaataacagcaacaaaaaacatatgattatgactattattatgttattctttatattttttatgtatttatatatgctGCTAAGTGGATTGCGGCCAAACCAAGTTTCGTTGTGTTTAACATGCAGTGACAATAaaacatctatctatctatctatctatctatcatttGCCTCTGCACATGACTAAATTACATTCACCGTAAGAAATCTACATTCATTATTCTACAGAGCAATGAAGTGTGGAAACAGCCTTGCCACTACTTGCTGTTCGTATTGCTTTTGctggcacacagacacattcccAGAAGGGTTTTTAGGGGTGAAGCCATATTGTTTTCTCTGCAGTCTGCACTGCTGGAATCTCTGCCTGTCCATCTCACTGGTTTTAATTCTCAGATTGCCAAATCAAATTCTGTTGATTTAAGACTAGACTTGAAGGAGCTGTACCAAAAATACTTTCCTGGTTGGAGGAAAAATATCAGCTTATTGTAGATATATTGGTGAAGGTTCACGTTGTCCGACAAGAAATTTCCAAACTAGGTTAGAGGTCATTTAGAAACTCTGTCACTGTTACATAGTTTGTTTACTGGAGAGCAATAACAagattatttttacactgtaagaTGTCCTGCTCAGTATGTTTGTTGacacaattaaaaatatattattaaaaaaaaaacaaataaacaaatctaAGGGATCCATATTaagattgtttgtttgtattaagGTTAAAAATACTGGTGATTGATATATTGTTAGCAGATTTTTAAACCCTTAAATATCCTCAAATATCAAGTATTGGTTGGGCTATAATTGTTATTGGTGCACTTCtgacatttcatattttcaggGTTGTTGATGTAGTGGTATACCCAAAACAAGCGGTTAAtaagtgtatttattttatattgggTGGACTTGTACAGGTATGCCAGATGAGCAGCGGGAAGGTCTCCAGGAGGAGCTAATTGACATCATCCTTCGAGTTCTGAAACGTAATCCCCAGCTGCACTATTACCAAGGATACCATGACATTGTTGTGACCTTTCTGCTGGTCCTGGGAGAACGCCTAGCAACTGCTCTTGTGGAAAAGCTCTCCACGCATCACCTCAGGTACCTATCGAATAGGTCACTGCTTCTTTACCCTTCTACATTCTctcagtttttctttctctgttatGTGCCcacatgtcagaaaaaaaatgccctctccctccctgcccTCCATCCTTGAATAATGGTCTATTGTGCACTCCTTCGCAGGGACTTCATGGATCCCACCATggacaacacaaaacacattcttAACTACTTGATGCCTATCATTGAGAGGGTCAACCCTGAGGTGCACGACTTCATGCAACAGTAAGACTCTGCTGTTGTAGTTACAATAGGGAaacttcaggaaaaaaaagaatttattttatttatatattatatttatattaatcaATAGTGTTAAAGGGTAACAGAATGGTTGTGTATGATTGTAGCTAATGTGAGCTGTTTCTACTCTACTGCATCAGTACCATAAACTTGGACATTCAATACCAAATGAGAAAAAGTTTATAAGAATTATGGAAATTTGTGACATTCAACAATGTCATCataactttttaaagaaaagaaggaTGCATGCCTGCAGGCTTTGCCATCAGACATACACAACTGTGGATTTTCAGTCTCTCAGCAATGAGAAATTCCATAATATATCATGTTAATTAGATTATTGGCTGTATCTTCCACCTCTTCAACACACATAAATCATATCTTCCTTAACAAAAGCTAATGTTAAACCTCAGCATGCCTCAATCAAAAGATGATGGTAATGTTTTGAGTCACAGAGTGAGGGATTACTGTGCACGTAAAGCATATTGATCCTATTATGACAGCTCGAGTCAGGTCTGTAAAGACTTGAGGACACAGATCATTAAAGTCCTCCACTTCAAGAGTTAACATGACAGTTGCTGTCCATACTGTATCTCCCTAATAATTCACATTTCTAAAAATTTCCAACATTCAGTGCTATGTTGTGCATGGGGACACAGTACAGTTTTGTATGCTGATGAACGTTTTCTGTCATGTATTGATTGTCAGGGCTGAGGTGGGTACAGTCTTCGCACTCAGTTGGCTGATCACCTGGTTTGGCCATGTCCTGTCAGACTTCCGCCATGTTGTACGGTTGTATGACTTTTTCCTGGCCTGCCATCCATTGATGCCCATCTACTTTGCTGCTGTGGTGAGTTCTCTGGAATGAGCACTTCTAATTTGCACTTCAAAGGGATTGGCTTATAAACTCAGCTTTGAATTTAGACTATTAAATCAATTATAGGCTAGAACATTTGTATGAGCTACATTTATCACATCCAAGACACTTGCCCTTTtgagaatgtgtcattttattcaAGGCCTTGCATACCTTGGATAGTATTTTCACTGTGCAAAAGGCTTTATGATAGCTTAAGGATATTgtgtattataattattaatattatgcCCAGGTGCAAGAGTCAAGACATAGTTTAAGTTGCTAGAAtgtgaaaacatattttgcatTTAGAAAGGTAAAGGTAGATATAAGTatgttctgtattttatttattttttcatgtagCAGTTCAACATTCATTGAACTTTTACTATCCATGGCTGATTGATTGGTCAATCACTGCAACTGTATAAAACCGTAACATCAAATCAAGTTTGGCTAACCTGATCATCTCAGTCATGGTATTGTAAATCCTCAGATATGTGGTGAGAAATAGCCATCAGTTACTGACGAAGTATAACAAATGTGCCCGTATGCATCACTGGTACTTGTGTTGCAGATCGTACTGTACAGAGAAGAGGAGGTGTTGGAGTGTGAATGTGATATGGCCATGGTCCATCACCTGCTGTCTCAGATTCCCCAGGATCTGCCATATGAGACTCTCATCAGCCGAGCAGGAGACCTCTTTGTCCAGTTCCCACCCTCTGAACTGGCTAGAGAGGCTGCCTCACATGACAAGTACTTATCTTCTTTACAGATACTACCTGCGTtaattacatacaaaatattcatatttcttCTACTTCTCAACAACTCCAAAGCctcacactttcattttctgtctctcttggTTTCTTTGTGTATCTTTCCTTTTCCTCCAAAGCATGGCATCCTCTACCTTTAAGGACTTTGACCTTGCATCAACTCAGCAGCGACCAGACTCTGTTCTCCGTCGTCGACGTAGACAGAAACAGGCTGCGCTGGAAAGCTCAGTAGTGGCAGTGGCCCAACCTTCGGCAGCACGTCGGTTTGTTCGTTTGGCAGTCATGGGTCTGACGGTGGCTTTAGGGGCAGCAGCTCTCGCTGTGGTCAACACTGCCCTAGAGTGGGCCCCCAAACTGGACCTGTTTCCTTGAACTGCTCCTCCTTTAACCCCTTCACGCTCCAACTTATGTCTTTGACTGAATCTACCTGTTGGGTCTGTTTCCAAGACCCCTTTACTGAAATACACCGTGAACCCTGCAGTCGATAACACTGTCTGGAGTGTATGCTCTAAACTGAAGCAGTTAACGCTCCTCCTTTGTCTTCTAGGATGCGTCTTAACATCCTATGTGGGGCTTCTTAGGCTTCAGCTAAGGACTGTTTTTATGACTCCTGAAGAACATGCACCAGTATAACAGCTATACCTGCTGGTGTTAGGAAATGAAGAATCCATCCTGTTATAATGAAAAGACTGTATTTCTAAGAACTATTATCGGTGGTGTCAttattaaagtttatttatatttggtATTAGGATAATCTGATATTCAGTTATTCTCATAGAGATTAATGAAAGCTTGGTGGATTCGCTACACTTGATACTGCTGCCAATTAAGAGagttggtgtgaatgtgtgtgtgagtgagagtgagtgtgtgtttggtcgCAACCCATTTCTTAGCTATTTGATATCTGGACTGAGACCAAATAGAGAATTGTTAGAATCCTCTTTCTGTAAGATTCACTGTTTATAGGTATGTAAGTAGCTGTAAAGACGTGGTCATGACACACAGGCAGTTTTAAAGGCCGTCATTTTATTATGTTCTTAAGTCACTTTGTCCCTTAAAGTTGTTTgaataagcttttttttttttagt includes these proteins:
- the tbc1d20 gene encoding TBC1 domain family member 20; its protein translation is MKKSRSSGASSPVNGKQCNDWDTKRKRKTAEITQALSASPVDVAALRRMAISEGGLLTDEIRCQVWPQLLNVAPNFLDQEPETVERENNKDYNQVLLDVQRSLRRFPPGMPDEQREGLQEELIDIILRVLKRNPQLHYYQGYHDIVVTFLLVLGERLATALVEKLSTHHLRDFMDPTMDNTKHILNYLMPIIERVNPEVHDFMQQAEVGTVFALSWLITWFGHVLSDFRHVVRLYDFFLACHPLMPIYFAAVIVLYREEEVLECECDMAMVHHLLSQIPQDLPYETLISRAGDLFVQFPPSELAREAASHDNMASSTFKDFDLASTQQRPDSVLRRRRRQKQAALESSVVAVAQPSAARRFVRLAVMGLTVALGAAALAVVNTALEWAPKLDLFP